Proteins found in one Microbacterium sp. SSM24 genomic segment:
- a CDS encoding maleylacetate reductase — MRRDFDHTTPQQRVVFAQGQAAARTRSTIDESEGSRVLLIASASSRALADSVAGHSRVVARIDQVAQHVPSVTAAAAVSASISNSVDTVVAVGGGSAMGLAKIVGVRTGAAIIAVPTTYSGSEATDTWGITENGRKETGADPRALPQIVIYDSILLASLSPRQRGMSGVNAIAHAIDSLWAPRADPINRAHSAEALHLLLAGLRATASLSDDAAVRESMLCGAYLAGVAFASAGAGLHHKICHVLGGMFDLPHAETHAVILPYVVEYNAPAAPEAAAVISQSLGGTGAAIGLWRLRGELGGPPSLRSLGLGESQIARAVEAAAEAAPASNPRPVTADDLRILLRRAWRGDPVV, encoded by the coding sequence ATGAGACGTGATTTCGATCACACGACGCCGCAGCAGCGGGTCGTTTTCGCACAGGGCCAGGCCGCCGCACGCACGCGATCGACGATCGACGAGAGCGAGGGGAGCCGTGTGCTCCTCATCGCGTCTGCGTCCTCACGCGCCCTCGCGGACTCCGTTGCCGGACACAGCCGGGTGGTCGCGCGAATCGACCAGGTGGCGCAGCATGTTCCCTCGGTCACGGCGGCTGCTGCGGTGAGCGCGTCGATCTCGAACAGCGTGGACACGGTGGTCGCCGTCGGGGGCGGGTCCGCGATGGGACTGGCGAAGATCGTCGGGGTGCGAACGGGCGCGGCTATCATCGCGGTCCCGACGACCTACTCAGGTTCGGAGGCCACCGATACCTGGGGAATCACAGAGAACGGTCGCAAAGAGACCGGAGCCGACCCTCGAGCGTTGCCGCAGATCGTGATCTACGACAGCATTCTCCTCGCGAGCCTGTCACCGCGGCAGAGGGGGATGTCGGGCGTGAACGCGATCGCGCACGCGATCGACTCTCTGTGGGCGCCGCGCGCAGACCCGATCAATCGCGCGCACAGCGCGGAGGCGCTTCACCTGCTCCTCGCCGGGCTGCGCGCGACGGCATCCCTGTCGGACGACGCTGCCGTTCGCGAGTCCATGCTCTGCGGCGCATATCTTGCGGGGGTGGCATTCGCATCCGCCGGCGCTGGCCTGCACCACAAGATCTGTCATGTGCTGGGCGGCATGTTCGACCTTCCCCACGCGGAGACGCACGCGGTGATCCTGCCCTACGTGGTCGAGTACAACGCCCCCGCGGCACCCGAGGCCGCAGCCGTGATCTCCCAATCGCTCGGGGGCACCGGTGCCGCGATCGGCCTGTGGCGGTTGCGTGGAGAGCTGGGAGGGCCGCCCTCACTCCGCTCGCTCGGCCTCGGCGAGTCTCAGATCGCGCGCGCCGTCGAGGCTGCCGCGGAAGCCGCCCCTGCATCCAATCCTCGCCCGGTGACGGCAGACGACCTGCGGATCCTGCTCCGGCGTGCCTGGCGCGGCGACCCGGTCGTGTGA
- a CDS encoding alpha/beta hydrolase, whose amino-acid sequence MTRPVVALSAPLGPAHAPWLVLGPSLGTSAEALWHRAAAELAGHRLVMWDLPGHGRSPAAHGPFTVGEIADAVHGALRGIGVESFRYAGVSLGGAVGLELALRYPDDVAALVVIASAARLGTAPAWHERAALVRATSTSELVEGSTERWFAHGGSRVDPDVRRALLESLRQADDESYARCCEALADYDVRERLPSVTAPVLAVWGEHDLVTPFAAADEVSRGVANGRIARIGEAAHLPPAEQPRATAHEIDAFLGGIDSTSPRG is encoded by the coding sequence ATGACCCGACCGGTTGTCGCGCTGTCAGCGCCGCTCGGACCCGCTCACGCCCCCTGGCTGGTGCTGGGGCCGTCGCTGGGCACCTCTGCCGAGGCGCTCTGGCATCGTGCCGCTGCGGAGCTCGCAGGTCATCGACTGGTGATGTGGGATCTGCCGGGACACGGTCGATCGCCGGCCGCGCACGGTCCGTTCACGGTCGGTGAGATCGCGGATGCCGTGCACGGCGCCCTCCGCGGCATCGGTGTCGAGTCGTTCCGCTACGCGGGGGTCTCACTCGGCGGGGCGGTGGGTCTCGAGCTGGCGCTGCGCTATCCGGATGACGTCGCGGCGCTCGTCGTCATCGCCTCCGCGGCCCGGCTGGGTACCGCGCCGGCATGGCACGAGCGAGCGGCCCTGGTGCGTGCGACGTCGACCTCCGAGTTGGTCGAGGGATCGACCGAACGCTGGTTCGCTCACGGCGGATCGCGCGTGGACCCGGATGTCCGCCGAGCACTGCTGGAGTCGCTTCGGCAGGCCGACGATGAAAGCTACGCACGATGCTGCGAGGCGCTCGCCGACTACGACGTGCGCGAGCGCCTCCCCTCGGTGACCGCCCCCGTGCTCGCCGTGTGGGGTGAGCACGATCTGGTCACCCCCTTTGCGGCTGCGGACGAGGTCTCCCGCGGCGTCGCGAACGGGCGGATCGCGCGGATCGGCGAAGCGGCGCATCTCCCCCCGGCGGAACAGCCGCGCGCGACAGCGCACGAGATCGACGCCTTTCTCGGGGGCATCGACTCGACCTCTCCCCGCGGCTGA
- the catA gene encoding catechol 1,2-dioxygenase, with translation MSDTSYVDEVAARAAESGRTATEQFRQRLGGGGATDQARVDLLASRVIKAINETVIEERVTYEEYNALKAWLIKVGEDGEWPLFMDVWVEHSVEEVANDHRSGSKGTIEGPYYVPDAPTEPWNGTIPMRDDEPGRPLLFQGQVRAVDGAPLAGAKVELWHADNLGFYSQFAPGVPQWNLRGTFIANDEGRFEIHTIEPAPYQIPTDGACGQLIAAAGWHAWRPAHLHLKVSHPGHELLTTQLYFPGDPHNEDDIAGAVKPELILAPRPRAGGDGYEVDYDFVLDPE, from the coding sequence ATGAGCGACACCAGTTATGTCGATGAAGTGGCGGCGCGCGCTGCCGAATCAGGACGGACCGCCACCGAGCAGTTCCGTCAGCGCCTCGGCGGAGGCGGCGCTACCGATCAGGCGCGCGTCGATCTGCTGGCCTCGCGAGTGATCAAGGCGATCAACGAGACCGTGATCGAGGAGCGCGTCACCTACGAGGAGTACAACGCCCTGAAGGCGTGGCTCATCAAGGTGGGGGAGGACGGCGAGTGGCCGTTGTTCATGGACGTGTGGGTCGAGCACTCCGTCGAGGAGGTCGCCAACGATCACCGCTCCGGCAGCAAGGGCACGATCGAGGGCCCCTACTATGTGCCGGATGCCCCCACGGAACCGTGGAACGGCACGATTCCGATGCGCGACGACGAGCCCGGTCGACCGCTGCTGTTCCAGGGTCAGGTGCGCGCGGTGGACGGCGCACCACTGGCGGGCGCGAAGGTCGAGCTCTGGCACGCCGACAATCTCGGCTTCTACTCCCAGTTCGCGCCGGGGGTTCCGCAGTGGAACCTGCGCGGCACGTTCATCGCCAACGACGAGGGTCGCTTCGAGATCCACACGATCGAGCCGGCGCCGTACCAGATTCCGACGGACGGCGCCTGCGGGCAGCTGATCGCCGCGGCAGGCTGGCACGCCTGGAGGCCGGCGCATCTCCACCTGAAGGTGTCGCACCCGGGTCACGAGCTGCTCACCACCCAGCTCTACTTCCCGGGCGACCCGCACAACGAAGACGACATCGCCGGGGCGGTCAAGCCGGAACTCATCCTCGCGCCGCGGCCGCGCGCCGGCGGTGACGGGTACGAGGTCGACTACGACTTCGTTCTCGACCCGGAGTGA
- the catC gene encoding muconolactone Delta-isomerase — MLYHVRMDVHLPVDLDPATAQEIKDRERAYSQELQRDGRWRELWRVVGEYSNISIFDVSGNDELQELLSALPLFPYMRIRVTPLAQHPSRISPPDQPAGAPPQGTTKELE, encoded by the coding sequence ATGCTGTACCACGTGCGGATGGATGTGCATCTGCCGGTCGATCTCGATCCCGCAACCGCGCAGGAGATCAAGGATCGGGAGCGCGCCTACTCCCAGGAGCTGCAGCGCGACGGTCGGTGGCGTGAACTGTGGCGCGTCGTCGGCGAGTACTCCAACATCTCGATCTTCGACGTCTCGGGCAATGACGAACTGCAGGAGCTGCTCAGCGCGCTGCCCCTCTTCCCCTACATGCGCATCCGCGTCACGCCGTTGGCGCAGCATCCGTCCCGCATCTCCCCACCGGATCAGCCGGCCGGGGCACCACCCCAAGGAACAACGAAGGAGTTGGAATGA
- a CDS encoding mandelate racemase/muconate lactonizing enzyme family protein, whose product MIIDRVEAVPYRIPMRKPLRFASGEVLELEHVLLRIGTAEGIVGVADIPPRPYTYGETQASVAAVIETVFAPALIGSNPLDRGQIHARLHRTVGNVAAKGGVDIALWDLIGTSLGQPVHRLLGGHSDSLRVSHMVGFASGPEMVAEAIEHRDRYGIEVFKVKVGRRPLRLDIDACRALREALGPDVELYLDANRGWTAVEAMEVLDATADLGITFFEEPCDAAEVLGRRRLVTHSRIPIVADESVPTLGDAARELMTGGASALSIKTARTGFTQSQQILALAEGLGIEVIMGNQIDTQIGSTATVAFGAAFSHSSRRAAELSNFLDMADDLIAEPLRISGGRVEAPSVPGVGAGIDEDKLAFYRLDARVA is encoded by the coding sequence ATGATCATCGACCGAGTCGAGGCTGTGCCCTACCGGATCCCCATGCGGAAGCCCTTGCGCTTCGCCAGCGGAGAAGTGCTCGAGCTGGAGCATGTGCTTCTTCGTATCGGCACCGCTGAGGGCATCGTCGGTGTCGCCGACATCCCACCGCGTCCCTACACCTACGGGGAGACGCAGGCATCCGTCGCGGCCGTCATCGAGACGGTCTTCGCGCCCGCGCTGATCGGCTCGAACCCGCTCGATCGCGGGCAGATCCATGCCCGGCTGCACAGGACGGTGGGCAACGTCGCAGCCAAGGGCGGGGTGGACATCGCGCTGTGGGATCTGATCGGCACGTCGCTGGGCCAGCCGGTTCACCGCCTGCTCGGCGGCCACTCCGATTCGCTGCGGGTGTCGCACATGGTGGGATTCGCGAGCGGACCGGAGATGGTCGCCGAGGCCATCGAGCACAGGGATCGCTACGGCATCGAGGTCTTCAAGGTGAAGGTGGGACGCCGGCCGCTGCGGCTGGACATCGACGCGTGCCGAGCCCTCAGAGAAGCGCTGGGCCCGGACGTCGAACTGTACCTGGACGCGAATCGCGGCTGGACCGCAGTGGAGGCGATGGAAGTGCTCGACGCCACGGCCGACCTCGGGATCACCTTCTTCGAAGAGCCCTGCGACGCCGCCGAGGTGCTCGGACGCCGGCGTCTGGTCACGCACTCCCGCATCCCGATCGTGGCGGACGAGAGCGTGCCGACGCTCGGAGATGCCGCGCGCGAGCTCATGACCGGCGGGGCGAGTGCGCTCAGTATCAAGACCGCGCGCACCGGATTCACCCAGTCGCAGCAGATCCTGGCGCTTGCCGAGGGCCTCGGCATCGAGGTCATCATGGGCAATCAGATCGACACTCAGATCGGCAGCACCGCGACGGTGGCATTCGGCGCCGCGTTCTCGCACTCATCGCGCAGAGCGGCGGAGCTGTCGAACTTCCTCGACATGGCCGACGACCTCATCGCCGAACCGCTGCGGATCTCGGGCGGACGCGTTGAAGCGCCGTCGGTGCCCGGCGTCGGTGCGGGGATCGACGAGGACAAGCTCGCGTTCTACCGACTCGATGCGCGGGTGGCCTGA
- a CDS encoding LysR substrate-binding domain-containing protein — translation MQSSGRVAVPLLDTRALRYFIAVAEERHFGRAAERLMMAQPPLSQQIRRLENSLGTKLLNRTTRSVDMTAAGEVLLVRGRRLLEDLQRLETDVRRMGQGLQGTLRIGFTGSATYGLMPRVFRESASAFDGLALEVVGELLTPELTQRLVDHRLDVAVLRPPVDSAGVDWSPILEERLIAAIPSRSAMSRRERLSLTELASHPLVGYPEESSVSQTVAAECLRRGIALKVDQRVSETSTLLSLVAAGVGSAIVPESATALSLGHTSFREIVDAPSVQLAIAWRTGDESPVLQRYIPFLQKVILASQKGIR, via the coding sequence TTGCAGTCGTCGGGACGAGTCGCTGTTCCCCTCCTCGACACCAGGGCGCTGAGGTACTTCATCGCCGTGGCTGAGGAACGCCACTTCGGACGGGCGGCCGAGCGCTTGATGATGGCTCAGCCTCCCCTCTCGCAGCAGATTCGGCGGCTCGAGAACTCGCTGGGGACGAAACTCCTCAATCGCACAACGAGGAGCGTGGACATGACGGCAGCAGGTGAGGTCCTGCTCGTCCGCGGCCGGCGACTCCTCGAGGATCTTCAACGGCTGGAAACCGACGTACGCCGGATGGGGCAGGGGCTTCAGGGCACACTGCGCATCGGCTTCACCGGGTCCGCGACCTACGGGCTCATGCCCCGTGTGTTCCGGGAGTCGGCATCCGCCTTCGACGGACTGGCTCTGGAGGTGGTCGGTGAACTGCTCACACCCGAGTTGACGCAGCGGCTCGTGGATCACCGCCTCGACGTCGCGGTGCTCCGACCGCCGGTGGACTCGGCGGGGGTGGATTGGTCGCCCATCCTCGAAGAACGACTGATCGCCGCCATCCCGTCGCGGTCGGCGATGAGCAGGCGGGAGAGGCTGTCGCTGACGGAGTTGGCGTCTCACCCGCTCGTCGGCTATCCGGAAGAATCGTCCGTTTCGCAGACCGTCGCCGCCGAGTGCCTGCGCCGCGGGATCGCGCTCAAGGTGGACCAGAGGGTCTCCGAGACCTCGACGCTGCTCTCGCTCGTCGCCGCCGGCGTCGGAAGCGCGATCGTGCCGGAATCCGCCACAGCGCTCAGCCTCGGGCACACGTCGTTCCGCGAGATCGTCGATGCTCCCTCCGTCCAGCTCGCGATCGCCTGGCGCACGGGCGACGAGTCACCCGTGCTCCAGCGCTACATCCCGTTCCTTCAGAAAGTCATTCTCGCGTCGCAGAAGGGCATCCGATGA